A DNA window from Anaerocolumna sp. AGMB13020 contains the following coding sequences:
- a CDS encoding 2-oxo acid dehydrogenase subunit E2, producing the protein MTTNIQFDMQRRIVSHMTTKSWNTIPHVSYLYEPDITDFYNAYENFNHISSKKISFNTIMLRTIVEGIKKAPSLNATLAYHPKKIQGILTLHENINISLPWLLPDGKMITPVIVHTEDKTLSSLSSSISEMKEKISHTNINELLYKAALQDTIAELKKMHVGILRRILAAQLGPQRIKGLSGKEKVKYYNSAEMHLSSKNLTSGTVTISNIGSIYKEQTGCFALLEIIPPQVFAVGLGAIQEKPGVYINDDGVKTIGIRKTLPMCLAFDHRAVDFSSLLPFLKTMDQIFQSPDIIHSW; encoded by the coding sequence ATGACAACGAACATACAATTTGATATGCAAAGGCGTATTGTTTCACATATGACCACAAAGTCCTGGAACACCATTCCCCATGTATCCTATCTTTACGAACCCGACATAACTGATTTTTATAACGCATATGAGAATTTCAATCACATCTCCTCTAAAAAAATCAGCTTTAATACCATAATGCTGCGGACAATTGTAGAAGGTATAAAAAAGGCTCCATCACTTAATGCTACCTTAGCTTATCACCCGAAGAAAATCCAAGGAATACTAACTCTCCATGAAAATATAAATATCAGCCTTCCGTGGCTGCTGCCGGATGGGAAAATGATTACGCCCGTAATAGTTCATACAGAAGATAAAACCCTCTCCTCACTTTCTTCTTCCATTTCTGAAATGAAGGAAAAAATATCTCATACCAATATAAATGAGCTGCTTTACAAAGCTGCTCTTCAAGATACGATAGCAGAATTGAAAAAAATGCATGTGGGTATTTTAAGGCGTATACTGGCCGCACAGCTTGGTCCTCAGCGCATAAAAGGTCTTTCCGGAAAAGAAAAAGTTAAGTATTATAATTCCGCCGAAATGCACCTTTCATCCAAAAACTTAACCAGCGGAACTGTTACCATCTCAAACATAGGCAGTATTTACAAAGAGCAGACCGGCTGTTTTGCCCTGTTAGAAATCATTCCTCCGCAGGTTTTTGCCGTTGGTCTGGGAGCTATCCAGGAAAAGCCCGGTGTCTATATTAACGATGACGGTGTTAAAACAATCGGAATCCGAAAAACACTCCCTATGTGCCTGGCCTTTGACCATCGAGCCGTGGATTTCTCCTCGTTGCTTCCGTTCTTAAAGACCATGGATCAAATCTTTCAGTCACCGGATATTATTCATTCCTGGTGA
- the larC gene encoding nickel pincer cofactor biosynthesis protein LarC, whose amino-acid sequence MKKQSLYLECYSGISGDMTVGALLDLGADKDVLLNGLKSLNVDGYKIEITRKLKNSIDACDFNVILEKDNHDHDMDYLFGHEKAVQPANAVTSKSYKLKSPAQAHNTGSLKLHGTVQVHDHNHEHTHDHNHSSASESTVPHAHSHKHEPLHTHDHPHSHSISTPHLHYGHHEHRNLQDIYTIIDASSITDKAKTIAKRIFLIIAEAESKAHGKSLEEVHFHEVGATDSIVDITAAAICLDNLNISKVYVSELYEGRGQITCQHGVLPIPVPAVVNISSRYSLKLHLTQVKGELVTPTGAAIAAAIRTKEDLPSNFTISKIGLGTGKRAYEQTSFLRAMLIEEAETALPNTIPDTVWVLEANLDDCSGEVLGHTMDLLLKGGAKDVYYTPIYMKKNRPAYLLGVICAEKDIPAVEELIFTHTTTIGIRRQEMKRTTLNRSFTTIQTPYGEATVKICRYLDKTFCYPEGDSIRSLSLSSGLDYTTLYSLVQTLALKL is encoded by the coding sequence ATGAAAAAGCAAAGTTTATATTTGGAATGCTACTCAGGCATCAGCGGCGATATGACTGTCGGTGCATTGCTGGATTTAGGAGCAGATAAGGATGTTTTACTGAACGGCTTAAAGAGTCTCAATGTTGACGGTTACAAAATAGAAATTACCAGAAAATTAAAGAACAGTATAGATGCCTGTGACTTTAATGTTATTTTAGAGAAAGACAATCATGACCATGATATGGATTATCTCTTCGGTCACGAGAAAGCTGTTCAACCTGCCAATGCTGTCACTTCAAAATCCTATAAGCTAAAAAGCCCGGCACAAGCTCACAACACCGGGTCACTAAAATTACATGGTACCGTACAAGTACATGACCACAATCATGAGCATACCCATGACCATAATCACTCTAGTGCCTCCGAATCAACGGTACCCCATGCACATAGCCATAAACATGAGCCGCTTCATACCCATGACCATCCCCACAGTCACTCAATTTCCACACCCCATCTGCACTACGGACATCACGAACACAGGAATCTTCAGGATATTTATACCATAATTGATGCTTCCTCTATTACAGACAAGGCCAAAACAATAGCCAAAAGAATCTTTCTCATTATCGCCGAAGCAGAATCCAAAGCCCACGGCAAGTCCCTTGAGGAAGTTCACTTTCATGAAGTAGGTGCTACCGATTCCATCGTAGATATAACGGCAGCCGCCATCTGCCTGGATAATTTGAATATCAGCAAAGTATACGTATCCGAACTTTACGAAGGCCGCGGTCAGATTACCTGCCAGCATGGAGTCCTTCCCATCCCTGTTCCCGCAGTGGTAAATATCTCCTCAAGATACAGCCTCAAGCTTCACCTGACACAGGTAAAAGGAGAGCTGGTCACCCCCACTGGTGCCGCCATTGCTGCAGCCATCAGAACAAAGGAGGACCTGCCCTCTAATTTTACTATCAGTAAAATTGGACTAGGTACCGGAAAAAGAGCCTATGAACAGACCAGCTTCTTAAGAGCTATGTTGATTGAGGAAGCTGAAACTGCATTACCGAATACCATTCCCGATACGGTCTGGGTTTTGGAAGCGAACCTTGACGACTGCTCCGGCGAAGTTCTTGGACATACCATGGATCTCCTGCTAAAAGGCGGTGCCAAAGATGTGTATTACACCCCCATTTATATGAAGAAGAACCGGCCGGCCTATCTGTTAGGTGTTATTTGTGCAGAAAAGGATATTCCTGCAGTGGAAGAACTCATCTTTACACATACCACAACCATTGGCATCCGCAGACAGGAAATGAAACGAACCACCTTAAACAGAAGCTTTACAACCATTCAGACACCCTATGGTGAGGCAACCGTAAAAATCTGCCGCTATTTGGATAAGACTTTCTGTTATCCGGAAGGGGACAGCATAAGAAGTCTATCCTTAAGTTCTGGTTTGGATTATACCACTTTATACAGTCTGGTTCAGACCCTGGCTCTTAAGCTATGA
- the larB gene encoding nickel pincer cofactor biosynthesis protein LarB: MDVYKFLEQVKKGEIELEEAADLLKKMPYEDLDFAKLDHHRHFRSGFGEVVFCQGKSKEHLTEIYRRFYLHDTDVLGTRASKEQYEEVKKVLDNVTYDPLSRILSVEKEKKERTGLVAVCTGGTADIPVAEEAARTAEFFGSNVVRIYDVGVAGIHRLFAKLEEIQKANCIVAVAGMEGALGGVLAGLVDKPVIAVPTSVGYGTSFGGVSALLTMLNSCAEGLAVVNIDNGFGAGYMATQINRLCKE, encoded by the coding sequence ATGGATGTTTACAAATTTCTGGAGCAGGTTAAAAAAGGTGAAATAGAACTTGAGGAAGCAGCAGATTTATTAAAAAAAATGCCTTATGAGGATCTGGACTTTGCCAAATTAGATCATCACAGACATTTTAGAAGCGGGTTTGGAGAAGTGGTTTTCTGTCAGGGTAAGAGCAAGGAACATCTGACAGAGATCTATCGCAGATTCTATCTTCATGATACGGACGTGCTTGGAACTAGGGCCAGCAAAGAGCAGTATGAGGAAGTGAAAAAGGTATTGGACAACGTGACTTACGACCCTTTATCCAGAATATTGTCTGTTGAAAAAGAGAAGAAAGAGCGGACAGGCCTGGTAGCAGTATGTACCGGTGGTACGGCAGATATTCCGGTAGCAGAGGAAGCAGCCAGAACAGCAGAATTTTTTGGAAGTAATGTCGTTAGGATCTATGATGTAGGTGTTGCCGGAATTCACAGGTTATTTGCTAAACTGGAGGAAATCCAGAAAGCAAACTGTATTGTTGCAGTTGCCGGAATGGAGGGAGCTTTGGGAGGAGTATTAGCCGGACTTGTTGACAAGCCGGTTATCGCAGTGCCCACCTCCGTAGGTTATGGTACAAGCTTTGGAGGTGTCTCTGCATTATTGACCATGCTCAATTCCTGTGCAGAAGGTTTGGCGGTGGTTAATATAGATAACGGTTTTGGTGCAGGTTATATGGCAACCCAGATAAACAGACTTTGTAAAGAATAA
- a CDS encoding ECF transporter S component — MNTKNNSQILILSALMAALTCIATMIIKVPTPALGYIHFGDGMVLLSGILLGPIYGSLAAGIGSLFADILSGYAGFAPATLIIKALAALLGGCIYHAICRHNLKQNNRILGVIAGGLGAGAIVVTGYYLFSAFILGMGAKAALIDIPFNLVQTVFAILGASLLLPVLDKVPVVRKVIYKRS; from the coding sequence ATGAACACAAAAAATAATAGCCAGATACTTATCTTATCCGCACTTATGGCTGCCTTAACTTGTATTGCAACCATGATAATCAAAGTTCCGACACCTGCACTTGGGTATATTCACTTCGGTGATGGAATGGTCCTTCTGTCCGGTATCTTATTAGGACCAATTTATGGAAGTCTTGCAGCTGGGATCGGTTCCTTGTTTGCAGATATATTATCCGGTTATGCCGGTTTTGCGCCAGCCACTTTAATTATCAAAGCTCTTGCGGCACTTCTCGGTGGATGTATATATCATGCTATTTGCAGACATAACCTTAAACAGAATAATCGTATTCTCGGGGTAATTGCCGGCGGTCTGGGCGCCGGTGCCATCGTGGTGACCGGATATTATCTGTTTTCAGCCTTTATCCTTGGAATGGGTGCAAAAGCAGCACTGATTGATATTCCCTTTAATCTGGTTCAGACTGTATTTGCAATATTAGGAGCGTCCCTCCTGCTGCCGGTACTGGATAAGGTACCTGTAGTCAGAAAAGTAATTTATAAAAGATCATAA